ATTACCCCTAAGAATAGTCTCATATCCcacttattttttgctgatgattgcctCCTTTTTATTAGAGCTGATTTTAAGGAATATCATAACATCTTATCTTTGATTGATTCCTTTGGTAAAGCTTGTGGTCAATTAATCAACTTTGAAAAATCTGAGATTTTCTTTAGTAAAAAAGTCCAACCTAAGCATCAGAGAATGATTAGCAAGAtccttaaaattaaaaaaattaatcctCGGGATTCTTATTTAGGAACACCTCTCTTTATAAGTAAAGCTAAAATCTTGAAAGTTTGGTTGAAAAAATGGAGCTAAAAATCCAAGGTTGGATGGGTAAGATCTTACCTCAAACTAGTAAGCTTATTCTGAATAAATCTTTTTTGGAAAGTATGGATAGTTATCAAATGAGTTGTTTTATCTTACCCAAGAAAATTACTAACAAAATTGATTCcctccaaagagatttttggtgggtcAAAGAAACTAATTACGAAGGTTATTATCCTAAATCTTATTCCTGTctttgtaaacctaaaaataaaggtGGTCTAGGTTTTAGAAATGCCCATATTTTTAACTTAGCTATGATAACTAAGTTAGCTTGGAGAATGCTGACAGATCCAAATGCTCTATGGGTCACCCAATTAAAGCCTAGATATTTCAGAAATACCTcagttttcaaagaaaaaattcCTACTACTAGTTCTTGGATCTGGAAATGTATTAGCAAAGGTATTCATCTTATTGAACAAAACAACATTTGGGAAATTGGATATGGAATTAGCACCAGTATCTGGACTGATAGGTGGATATCGAACTTGGATTCTAACCTTAGTAACTACAAAAATGCTACTAACTCACATTTAACACTTGTGAAGGACCTGATTAATCCTATCACTAAGAAGTGGAAAACAACCTTAATCTCTTAATTCTTTCCTGAACCTATTGCTAGAAAAATTAGTAATATTAGAATAGCCAAAGATAAGGTTGATACTCTTAGATGGCTCCTCACTAAATCTGGAGTCTAAACTGTGAAATCCATGTATCAAAACCTTACAGAAAAACAGTCAATCACTACAACTTAGGCCAACCAAACTCCTTCTGGAATAGCTTATGGGATCTTAAAGTTTCTCAAAGAATTAAAAATTTTGTTTGGAAATGCTTACATGGTGCTCTCTCAACTAATCTTAAGCTCTCTTCCTTCATGGAAGACATTATCCTAATTGCTCTTTTGGTTGTAATGTGGTAGAATCTGCGGAACATATGCTTTTCTCTTGTCCTTATGCTAGATCTGTATGGGCTACAGAACCTTCTCCTTTGAATCATAACATACATATCTCTTCAACCTTTTTAGATGCTTGTAAGGCTTGGTTAGGACACAATGATCCCAAAATGCCTGTAGAAATCATTTTGACTAAAGCTTGATTTATCTGGAAAGAAAGATGTAACAGAGTTTTCGAGCAAAAACAACAATCTAGTACCCAACTAGGGATGGAAATTCATAGATACATTGAATACTGGTTCAAAGATAACATCCACTTAAATCCCTCATTTGTTACTAAGTCTAAGAATCTTGGATGGATGCCTCCAAGAAAGGGTCAACTAACTCTCAATATAGACGCATCATGGACTTCTTTATTATTGCCTGCAGGTTTCTCTTTGATATTTAGGAATGATACAGGGGAATTCAAGTCTGGAAGAGCAGGACCTTTCACAGCTTCTAACCCTGAAGAAGCGGAGCGCATTAGGAGTATTGCAGGGAGCGCATTGGGCGGCAGAAGTAGGGATTTCAAATTTCTCTGTCGAAGGTGACTGCAAGAACCTTTTTGATTACTTGAATGGAGGAGAATCTCAACTAGAATGGCAGAATCAATCTATTTTGAATGAAGCTAAAAACTTTTTTTCCTCTTGTTCAAATTTTTTGGGTTTTAAATTTGTACCAAGAACTGCAAACAATGTAGCAGATACCTAGGCTAAGGAAGCAAAATCCTTCACTACGGTCACTAATTGGGAGAATGTTCCTCCTCATTGTATTAAATTAGccttagaagtagataaatcaaatgttaGAGTGATTCATAATGACTCAACATTAGATGGCTTTACTCTCGGATTTGTAAGGGTTTCTAACTCCCCAAGTTAGTTTCTTTTGGAGTGcacctaatttacaaaaaaaaaaaaatgtaacggAATGTTTGAAGTTTCATGTGGTGATTAGAAAACATTGCGAATGAAATACAAATTTCAGGATATAAGGTAAAACTTAATCATCCTACCTAATACAATCAACTGAGATAAACTGTAACCAAAAGCAAATTCTTTAAATTAACGGTAATGTTCTTAACCGAGGCATATCCATTAGCCCCCTGAAACTTTCCAGTCCCTCCAATAACAGCAATATGAGATTCAGGGTCAGTAATCCTATGAACACCGAAAAATCTCAAACTGTCTTTAGGCCTCTCACCATTATTAGCCAATATCACAGTCATTGCCATCATATGATCACCTTTTGCATGATCATTAACAGGTAACGAATTACTTCTTTTGACGTACACACCTTTAGCTTTTCCGAACACCGAAGAAGTATGTATAACCAAAGGATCAAGACTCCCGAGTATTAACTGTTCATCAATGGGAGTTATATTTCCAGATTCTAATCCTTGTAATGTGGCCATGGCGGGAAATGTAAAACCTATATTTGATATGGAAGGGTTAAACGTTTGATACTGACCTGGAGGAACTGAATTCAAGTGATGGGTCGGGTCGGATATGGATTTGGGCAATGGTTTTGTTTCCTTTGGAGGATTATGATGACCTGTAATTGGATAATGGTGTGGATGAATTTGATGGTTGGTAATTTGGGTAGTCATTGATGATGGCGATGAtggttgtgattttggtgaatggtTATTAGGATTGTAAAGTACGTCTTTCATGAAGAAAACGATCGGGTTAGGATGTTGTTGATGACGGGTTACATGAACATGGTGCTGTGGTAAGGACTGATACTTCTTCTCACCGTCGAGGAGTTTTCTAGCCATAGATGGCATGAAAAATACTAGTAAAAGCAACATAACCGAGgaattcttccatattttctccatGAAAGAATTTATGAAGTTCTTTAAGTCtcacttttgattttttttccatctCTTTCGATGGATATATTAAGTCATGATTATTGGAGTAGTTAATTAGCAACCTAAACCAACGAAATAATAATAAAGCCATTATAAACTCCATGGTCAATAGAAATAAATAAATTGGATTAGGTTGAATTTAACAAAGTTGAAATATTAAGAAGTTTCGttgtataaaataaaaaaatcattgttAGTTCATTGTGAGACCATCTTGTGGAAATTTTTAAGAACCATAATATTGgatataccaaaatcttccaaggcatactaaatgaagacaaaaaaggttgtgaaatagcaaaatcagataaccccttaacccaaattttttaatggcaaatctgccctttatgtattagtgttaataatcttgattagtgattaaatattttgtttagtgattaaaataattttcagaattataagagttgtttagatgaaaaatttgaggaaaaaaaatcaaagttttggtttggttaagaaggagagaaagagaaggagaaaatgagaaaattctaattcttgattcaatggaggatgatgagggtcatcattcatctaaagaacctaggaaaatacatatcaactacgacaatgatccagaaatggctgatttcttagattatgagaatgattttacaccaactcaaactcaagctcaaactcaaacacaaactcaagatgatgatttttatgagccaaatcctgatgatgaagacattgatgaggaacccaatgcttctaatacacaggtacacttatatcctatacttaatctcacttctatagctctcaataaTCAAAAGTTATGTTTTTTGAATCATgattcggcgaaacaggttgaggttcggctcacatctatgagtcgaatctaccaattgatgaacggttcggcttactgaatctgtttactgcatgcgccgaacctataatttccaattccaacccttttgctagacactagttcggcttatatgaaagtttcatagtaagccgaacctggcactgttctgggacgtattcaatacacattttggggttcggctaaaaattgacatttacggtttagccgaactgttcatatacacatTCAGggagaaatttcaagaacagttcggctcaaaactcaactcaattatcagccgaacccactactgtaaccgtcaaaaaccctaagtttttagcaatttaactcattcaatccatgaaaaacaacaaataaaagactgggtttgtagggaataccttaTTATCCTCATTTtagtatttggagcttcaaatggttgaatttccgattcaatttccGGTTCAATTATACTTTTTACACCtttatcttcaattggttcttcttctttaattcatggattggaagaggatttagaacacctgacgtttgtttttttctttgtacgatccattatatagttcaatttaaccgatgatcgaattttcacgaatcgataattaattacagtgatgcaaaaaaaaatctgagagaaaaggaaggaGGTTTagctagaggaagaagaagagatgtttaggataatttattttttgattttaagttcaagggtatataggtaattgaactacccaatagacaccccttataaggtcacctaggatgagaaaactattttgtatgccttgaaagtttttggtatgcctaaaatcatagttcATTTTTAATCACTGCATTGCATTTCAGAAAATTTGGTGTATATGACCAGGCCTCGTAAGCCAAAATAGGTGGGTTACGAGGCCCGGTCACAAGACCAGAGTCAACTCATCTAACTTgttgactcatctgactcaaccATATCTCAATTCTCAACCATGCCTTTGGATAAGTTTTCTTTCCATACAAAttttttacaagaaaactaaaaTGGCAGCTCAAGCTGTTCCCAACTACTACAGTCCTGTAAAACCTGAAAATTTTCAGAACTTTCAAACTATAACCTCCAAGCTAGAGTTATGCAGCTCTCTTCAACAAGTCAAGCAAATTCACGCTTGCATCATCCGTAACGACCTGCCAGTAGAAGTCTACGCGAAGCTCTTACAGTTCtgtacttcatcttcttcctctgctGATTCCCTCAACTATGCTACTCGAGTTTTTGATAATCTTCAACATGAACCAACGATTTTTATATATAATACCATGATTAGATTCTATGCTAATAATAACTCACCGGGGCGAGCTTTTTCACTCTACAGACTGATGAGAGAAAGAGGAACACAACCCAACAATTACACCTTCACCTTCCTCGTCAAAGCCTGTACTGCAAACGACTCTTTTCTTGGTCCTGCAATTCATGCCCAGAGCATCGTTTATGGGATTCAAGAGACAGACGTGCATGTCTATACTTCACTGCTTAACATGTATGCCAATGCCACTACTAGAGAAGAAAGTTTAGCAATTGCCAAGAGCTTATTTGATAGGATGAAGAATAAAACTGCAACGACTTGGAATTCCATGATAGCTGGGTATTCAAGGGCAGGGAAGATTGATACTGCGAAAGAGCTATTTGATCAGATGCTTGAGAAAGATGAACATTCTTGGAATGTTATGGTTTGTGGGTACACCAGAACTGGAGACTTTGATGTTGCAGAAAGACTGTTCAATCAGATGCCAAAAAAGACTCTGCCAACATGGAATGCCATGATTGCAGGATATGTCAGAGCTTCAAAGCCAGATGAAGCCCTAGCTCTCTTTCAGAAAATGCAGATTGTTGGTATTAGACCAGATGCAATCACAATAGTCACAGTACTTCCGGCTTGTGCTCTTATGGGTGCTATAGATTTAGGAGAATGGATCCACatgtttgtcaaaagaaacaaatTTGATCATAACATATCAGTCTGCAACGCCATAATAGATATGTACGCGAAGTGTGGTTCTATAGATAAGGCATTTGATGTTTTCAAGGGAATGAGAGAGTTGAGTTTGGTGTCCTGGAACACAATGATATCTGCGTTGGCAATCCATGGCTGTGGTAAAGAAGCCATAGAGCTGTTTAGAGAGATGGAAGACAGAAGAGTAGTACCTGATGACATAACATTTGTGGGATTACTAAATGCTTGTGCCCACACTAGGCTTGTTGACAGTGCAAAATTTTACTTTAACAAAATGCAAAATGCTTACGGCATACCTACAAAGATTGAACATTATGGGTGCATGGTCGATGTACTGGGACGGGCACAACTTCTGGATGAAGCCCTAACATTCGTAGATCAAATGCCCATTGAACCTAATTCAGTTATTTTAGGCTCTTTGCTCAATGCTTGCAGGATTTGCAGGAACTCCCAAGTAGGTGAAAAAGTTCTGCAGAGACTGGTGGAATTGGATCCTTCAAATCCAGGTTATTATGTGCTGCTTTCAAATATGTATGCGGCTTCTGGTGAATGGGAAGAAGTTACCAGGGTGAGGAACTTGATGAAATCTCGAGGAGTTGGGAAGATGCCAGGATGCAGTTCAATAGAAGTTGATAACATGGTTCACGAATTTGTTGCTGGAGACGAGACTCACCCTCAGACCCAAGCAATATACACAAAACTTAATGAGATTTCGTCAAAGCTGGAATCTGCTGGTTATGTGCCTGATACTTCAAATGTTTTCTTCGACTTGGATGAGGAAGAGAAAGCACAGAATCTTCTAGTACATAGTGAGAAGCTGGCAGTTGCATTTGGTCTTCTAAATACAAGACATGATAAGCCAATTCAAGTGGTGAAAAATCTCCGCGTTTTGCAGAGACTGCCACGCTGCAATAAAGCTAGTCTCCCAATTATACAATCGAGAAATCATTCTGCGAGACTGTAACCGTTTTCATCACTTCAGAGATGGTAGTTGTTCTTGTAATGAGTTCTGGTAACCTCAAATACTTCACATAATTCAAGTAGCAAGAATACAAAACAATATTACAGAATACCTTGGAGTCGATTAAAAATTGAATTAACAACATGGTTACAAAGATTGAATCAAAACTAGTTCACCCCTAACTTGAAAGAACCTACTGATAGTACAGCCCATAAATTTTTGTTGCAAATTCCATGAACAGATTTTAAGCAAATGCTTACAGAACAATTACCAAGACAATGAGATTATAATCAAGCAAAATCAATACCAAAACAATGAGATTAGGATTCAAATTTCATTACCTAGATAGCCAAACAGTATCAACAAACACTGTTTGCAAGAGAAATCGGACATTCATGTTTCCAGAATCACACAATCGatccaaaaaaatcaaaagacaGTCAGTTCTAACTATAATCTAAATAATAGTAATCCAGCAATGgaaacaaatcaacaaagacacAATTTTCATGTAATTGAACTGAGAATCATAAattcaaaccaatacccaattaAAGCAAAGATTCAATCTTTCGATAAGAATTTCAATTCTCACTCAATCTCTAATGCTTCCTCTTCTTATTACTCCGACTAATATCCCTCTCCTCTCCATCATCAATCTCTTCTTccactttcttcctcttcttcttctttctctctgtttTCACTAACCCTTCCTCACTATTACCAACActctttacttcttcttcttgataATTGTTTCCAGTATCTGCTAAAATTCCATTTTCACTAACCTCAGCTTTAGGTTTCCTCTTCAATTTCCGCTCTGATTTACCAGATTCCAGATTACTATGATACTGTGCTAATCCATTAAGTGAAGCATAAGTACGTTTCACATAAACTCGAAGAGCATGAGAAGCACCATTTTCAGAAGAcacgaaattttttagaattgaTGAAGCTTTTGATAATGATACGGGCTCTGATGATAAAACAAATCCTGAAACCGTCTTCATCTTCAAACAAATCGAGGGTTCTGATGAAATCTGCTAGTGTTTTCTGCAAGAGGAGGTCTAATGGAGAAGAAAGCTAGGGTTTACGGAAAAAGGAGGAGGAGGAAATAACTAAATACTGGAATTTCTTGGGTTCTGAATGAAGGGCCAAGTTTTTTACGGGCTGGGTTTGCGAACCGGTTTTAAAGGCTGTCTAAACGTGCCAAATTGACAACTTTCGGAGACGGCCGAGGTGAATAAGATTTCATCTCTCACTTTCAGATATCACCGTCCAACTTGTGAGTGCTATATCGGATCGCCGCATGGACATATCCCAAGGTACAAATGtaataagaagaagatgcaaagCATATAAataaagtaggaattaccaataggtaccattatagtgttcttagttagtggcaggtccaccaattaaagcccagtaatcagaggtccataattaaaagaaaacatgaaaatggatcaAATTTTTTTAGCCCGGGTCCTGCACACGTGCGAGATCAGGTATACGtaatatgaaaataccacaaataacctttcctatttaatatgttaaaagcatgagaaatatttttcacatttcatattcattttcttcttctctttcctctcaccattgttgcagatgaagatgaagatttgtttttgttctttctcgtttctaccgaatcagatgatgaagattttcCATTGTAATGTTTCTTTTAAAGTTTTGGCGATCTAATCATTGTTGTGCTTGATTATGTTTTCGATCTCCATGGTTGATTTGTCGACTATATatcagatctagatgaataatcacattttttgtttatttcgttgctagattcgattatgccacttccattttagatgttttagacgtgtttcagttcttttttgtatatgaatcaacagtacgtatatcccgtactgatagaaacttagtttatttttgagaagaagaagaagaagaagatgcatcgttatgatttacgacgagaagattgtttgtgtttccaggtatgtatattaacaatgattttcggtttccattctatttttttcatagattcgttactagtttttcacatgcagctgaagtttagattatgaatcagcagtacatatatgatgtactgaaaaattatgctttaattttgttatttttgtagtttttgatatttttcttcttcggtctagaagtatatatatggaatattgaagaaaaaaagtgtttcgattctggtttttagagatttattacttggttttcacatgcaactgattttagtttcattttggttgtttttgatatgcttttaagttgtttttgtgtattaatcatcggtacgtatatgatatactggtggatttttatggaacaagttcagatctaaataaacaatcatgttttTTGTTTATTTCATTCGTAGATCTGATActtttatggtttgtttttcagttttcttttgttattatcaATTGTTGATAAACATCACTGTCCAGAGTTCGTCCTAAATTTTATACTTCTCTTGCTGTTTTAAAAGTTTGTGGGGATATAGTTGATGAAAAGAATGTACAAAGTTGGGTTTTGCTTAGATTTGTTTATAGACCTTCTTTGATTCATGTGTGTAGTATTTGAATTTTATGTTTGTTAGTGATGTTGTGAAGTGTTTGATGAATATGTGTTCTTGAAATGCATTAGAAGCGTTGGGTATCTTTAGAGAGATGAGAATTGAAGGAGTTAAATTGGAATTGCATGAATGTATCTTACTCATTGCTGGTGCTCCACTTGGTGAAGAATTGAAGGGGATTTTGATTCATGTGTATGTGCTCTTCCTCTTATGTGGTCTTCCTCTTTTCTGTATTTCCTTTTAAGATTCATGATACAATTTGTATGTTATATATCACGGACAGGTGAAGGTGGGAACCCGTTCTGCGTTACTCAACTTTGGATCACCAGTGGATGCATCTCAGCTATATAAATTACTCCATGCCCTTCATCCACATCCTCATTAGAAGAAAAATTAGCAGGCAGAGGTGCACCTGGAACATGTATGTTGCtcggattttgttgtttttgtcaTACATACCAAAATAAATAGAATAGTAGCTTGGTGCATCTTCTCGATGTTGTTTACTGCTCTAGAATTGTTATCCTCAACTGGATAGATAGACCTCACCCTGTGTAGTTTCTTAAATGCCAAATGGCCTAATGTAGGCTCATGGGCATGCAGATAAGTAAAAGGTTAGCCTAATATTTACAGTTAGATAATGTGATTTTGTTAACTGATACTATTTTTTGAAAGCTTTATCGTTCTCCCAAAATCATGTAGACCTCTGAGGCAGAACAATTCTTTTTTCTACCACAAGTTTCCTGACTACCTGCTGTTGTGCGATATTGCTGTCTCACTGGAATACCCATTTCTTGCTTCATGCTACAAACAGACACCACCTGATACACAACTGTTTTTTTCACCCTTAGTCACTATGTGGAAATGATAATCTATAGAGTCACAAGACTCATAAATTGTTATTATCAaatgtttttcagttttcttttgtgtattacttatcagtacatatatgacgttttctaatttatttatcattgattcttacagatttgtactctacctggaagcagtgcagcaaatatgtactcgaatttgtaagcattcagatatataatcggatttgtaagcagtacgacagatatgtactcagatttctaagcagtgcgacaaatatgtactcaaatttgtaagcagtgtagcaaatatgtactcgaatttttaagcagtgtaccagatatgtactcaaatttgtaagcagtgtagacacgcacgtttggtagtaatgggcattatggacatttccatgttttaattaattttggaactccggataaaaaaaaatccggttggaccctactataaataactatatgggcctaggatcaaacaagaaattttccataaataaattccGAAAAACGCCTGAAATATGGCATTTACCACTTCCATTTGATGAAGACACGTGGAAAAGAGATAATATCATCTGACGGCCAAGTTTAAAAATCAAGATAGAACATTTAACGacgataagaaaaaaatgaaatacGGTTATAGAAGACAATATGATCAGGATTATACTACTTCTTGGTAAACCgaaaaaccgaaccgaaccgaacCAGTTAGGAGATAATAAAGCCGATATAATTGATTCGGTTAGAATGGATAAAACCATTATGATTGATTTGGTTTTGCTGAAAGCCTACAATCCGAGATAACCGAATCAaaattgtttcaaaaaaaaaaaaattaaccgtAAATATATTAAAATTATATCCTTCCCGTTaagtaaaaatatcaaaatccttATCAATGTAATCATATGAACTCAATTTCCTTCGTACATATTCCATCTTCCTACCCTCAACCAATTGCTAGTCAGCTACATCACATTCTTCTTGTGTATGAATCTTTTGTtctgttttaggtttaatttttagtTGTTTTTCGTGATTTTTAAGATGTGGTTTGGGTATAAATTTTCGTTTGGTTAATTCTTGTTACAAAATTTATTTGGAGGCTTTACTTGATTACAATTTGTTGAATTAAATGAACAGTGGGGTgggtttgttgttgttgatgattagCTCGTAATGaacaaaaaattttggtttaattttttgtttttcctaaAAGGTTAAATGGATTTTGGTTCCTTGAATTGGGAAACAGGTTGATGATATACTCAGTCATGGAGAGTCGAAGGTTATGCATAAAACTGAGTCGGTTCGGCTTTGAAGCTAACCGATTTATTAATGGCTTGGTTTTGGTTTGAGAAACCAATAAACAAAGTATCACGGTTTTGGTTTTGCTTGCTTGGTAAAAAATCGAACTAAATAGTACCATGTAAAGTCTTATATGTGGCACGCTAGTACCTCGACCAAATACATGATCGGACAATTCAACGAAGGAAAACCCATAGGAGGTATATCAGACAATCCTTTGAGAGAAACTAAGAAAAACGATAAGGAGGGTTATTGAAGCACAATAGCTCAAGAAGTACCGAAACATAACTTGTAATTTTTTTCACTTATAAATACGCAACTTGTCTAAAAAGTTGGCCAGATTTTTTGGAGAGTAATTAACgtgaagagagaaaataataacgtGAGTTCGAGAATATTATGATATTTCTAATCTTATCGTGAAAAGGTAAGACTTATAATTTCTATAAGATATTAAGCATCATTCCCATGAGAATAGATCTATTTAATATCCGGATCACGTTAAACTTTGTCTTCACTTTTACTATTATGCGTCTAGTTGTTTTTAGTAAGTTAAGTTCCATACCTTTAGATTCCTTTAGGTGTACCTGCAAATATTTTGCAGTTATATttagcgctagaaacagggacaccAAAGATTTATCTGCCTAAGTCGTAAATTATTTAGAGTTAAGCTCTTTCTCAAGCTTCACGAATTGATCTTGAAAGCATCTTGGTTTCTATGACTCCTTGCTTTAAGCTCGAAAAGATCCTCTAAGCCAGGCACTAGATTTGTAAGTATATTTTCGTTTTATCAAAGTTTTATACTTAGTTACATCATTTCGCAAGGAAAGATCCCCTAAATGAAAAACTAGATTTTGAAGTATATTTTTGTTTAGTCGAAATTttatgtgaaaatatctcttcCTTTTCGTTGTTTTCAGTACTCATCTCGCAAGAAATACGAAATAAAAACTTTTTCTCTGACTATGTAAAAATAAATCTTGAAAACAACTTGGTTTTTATGATTCCTTATCAAAAATTCGAAAACATCCAATAAAAATGATTAAGAAAAACCAGGAAGCATCAGAGGAAAATTTGGTTGTTATAgcttatatacatatattttgtaGCGTTGATAATTGGACAACACGGATTAGTTGAGATTGTGTAACAAACACGTGTTTATTATGGAAGATTATTGCATAACAAATACATGTTTATTTAATTTGGCGAATTTTTGTGATTGGGGATTGGAGTACACGACAACTCACTTTTCCTAAAGCATTGTTGTATGCTAATATTTGCCACTAGTATCTGTAGAATaaccagtagcaccaagaaaaaTCAACTACATGTCCATACTTTTTCTTGGTATTGCAACCATCAGCCTTTTCAATGGTGAACTCCATAGAAAAAATCCTCTAAGTGAGACATTAGATTTTGAAGTATATTTTCGTTTAATTAAGTTTTATGCTTTTTTACATCATTTTGCAAGAAAAGATCTCCTAAGCGAGAAATTATATTTTGAAGTAT
This portion of the Papaver somniferum cultivar HN1 chromosome 11, ASM357369v1, whole genome shotgun sequence genome encodes:
- the LOC113321009 gene encoding uncharacterized protein LOC113321009, yielding MEKIWKNSSVMLLLLVFFMPSMARKLLDGEKKYQSLPQHHVHVTRHQQHPNPIVFFMKDVLYNPNNHSPKSQPSSPSSMTTQITNHQIHPHHYPITGHHNPPKETKPLPKSISDPTHHLNSVPPGQYQTFNPSISNIGFTFPAMATLQGLESGNITPIDEQLILGSLDPLVIHTSSVFGKAKGVYVKRSNSLPVNDHAKGDHMMAMTVILANNGERPKDSLRFFGVHRITDPESHIAVIGGTGKFQGANGYASVKNITVNLKNLLLVTVYLS
- the LOC113324698 gene encoding pentatricopeptide repeat-containing protein At2g29760, chloroplastic-like; the encoded protein is MAAQAVPNYYSPVKPENFQNFQTITSKLELCSSLQQVKQIHACIIRNDLPVEVYAKLLQFCTSSSSSADSLNYATRVFDNLQHEPTIFIYNTMIRFYANNNSPGRAFSLYRLMRERGTQPNNYTFTFLVKACTANDSFLGPAIHAQSIVYGIQETDVHVYTSLLNMYANATTREESLAIAKSLFDRMKNKTATTWNSMIAGYSRAGKIDTAKELFDQMLEKDEHSWNVMVCGYTRTGDFDVAERLFNQMPKKTLPTWNAMIAGYVRASKPDEALALFQKMQIVGIRPDAITIVTVLPACALMGAIDLGEWIHMFVKRNKFDHNISVCNAIIDMYAKCGSIDKAFDVFKGMRELSLVSWNTMISALAIHGCGKEAIELFREMEDRRVVPDDITFVGLLNACAHTRLVDSAKFYFNKMQNAYGIPTKIEHYGCMVDVLGRAQLLDEALTFVDQMPIEPNSVILGSLLNACRICRNSQVGEKVLQRLVELDPSNPGYYVLLSNMYAASGEWEEVTRVRNLMKSRGVGKMPGCSSIEVDNMVHEFVAGDETHPQTQAIYTKLNEISSKLESAGYVPDTSNVFFDLDEEEKAQNLLVHSEKLAVAFGLLNTRHDKPIQVVKNLRVLQRLPRCNKASLPIIQSRNHSARL
- the LOC113322915 gene encoding uncharacterized protein LOC113322915, producing the protein MKTVSGFVLSSEPVSLSKASSILKNFVSSENGASHALRVYVKRTYASLNGLAQYHSNLESGKSERKLKRKPKAEVSENGILADTGNNYQEEEVKSVGNSEEGLVKTERKKKKRKKVEEEIDDGEERDISRSNKKRKH